The following proteins are co-located in the Acidobacteriota bacterium genome:
- the pepF gene encoding oligoendopeptidase F yields the protein MSTTVDRPRSEIPEQYTWKLDDVYASSEAWRTAKDEVAAGLPHLRQHAGTLAASAATLADALELLYGLEKELSRLFVYASMLADQDTRDAAHEGMRQQMVQLAASLAAEAAYIEPEILRFPDGTVARFLEAEARLAPYRFLLQDIARRAAHTLSPAEEKLLADAAPVAGASATVYTILSNADFPYPAVRLHDGREVTLTPAAFAAHRASRHRDDRALAMQQYFGSLGRFARTFGSTMSANLQRAIFYARARKYGSTLEAALDGPNIPVSVYTRLVDGVNRHLPSFHRYLALRRRMLGVDELHYYDLYAPLVESVDLAYSPEASQRHIVDAMAPLGREYTDVLRRAFAERWIDFFPSAGKRSGAYSQGGAYDVHPYMLLNYNGKYDDMSTLAHELGHTMHSYFSNRTQPYATAGYHTFVAEVASTFNESLLNDHMLGTIADPAQRLALLGSYLEGIKGTVFRQTQFAEFELAMHRLAEAGEPVTGEALAALYYEITCRYYGHAQGVAVVDDYIRHEWSYIPHFYRSFYVFQYATSFTASQALAQKVKAGDADATRRMIEFLSSGGSDYPIALLARAGVDMTTGEPLELTIAAMNRVMDEMERLL from the coding sequence ATGTCCACCACCGTCGACCGCCCGCGATCGGAAATCCCCGAGCAGTACACCTGGAAGCTCGACGACGTCTATGCGTCGAGCGAGGCATGGCGCACCGCCAAGGATGAGGTCGCGGCGGGGCTCCCGCACCTGCGCCAGCACGCCGGCACGCTGGCCGCGTCCGCCGCGACGCTCGCCGACGCGCTCGAGCTGCTGTACGGCCTCGAGAAAGAGCTGTCGCGGCTATTCGTCTACGCGAGCATGCTCGCCGATCAGGACACGCGCGACGCGGCGCACGAGGGCATGCGCCAGCAGATGGTGCAGCTCGCGGCGTCGCTCGCCGCCGAGGCAGCCTACATCGAGCCGGAGATCCTGCGGTTTCCCGACGGCACCGTCGCCCGATTCCTCGAGGCCGAGGCGCGCCTCGCGCCCTATCGGTTCCTGCTGCAGGACATCGCGCGCCGGGCGGCGCACACGCTTTCGCCGGCCGAAGAGAAGCTGCTCGCCGACGCCGCGCCGGTCGCGGGCGCGTCCGCGACCGTCTACACGATCCTCTCGAACGCAGACTTCCCGTATCCCGCCGTGCGCCTGCACGACGGGCGCGAGGTCACGCTGACGCCGGCGGCGTTCGCGGCCCATCGCGCGAGCCGGCATCGCGACGATCGGGCGCTCGCGATGCAGCAGTACTTCGGCAGCCTCGGCCGCTTCGCCCGGACGTTCGGCTCGACGATGAGCGCGAACCTGCAGCGCGCGATCTTCTACGCCCGGGCGCGGAAGTACGGGTCCACGCTCGAGGCGGCGCTCGACGGCCCGAACATCCCGGTGTCCGTCTACACGCGTCTCGTCGACGGCGTCAACCGGCACCTGCCCAGCTTCCACCGGTATCTCGCGCTCCGCCGGCGGATGCTGGGCGTCGACGAGCTGCACTACTACGACCTGTACGCGCCGCTCGTCGAGTCCGTCGACCTCGCCTACTCGCCCGAAGCGTCCCAGCGGCACATCGTCGACGCCATGGCGCCGCTCGGCCGCGAGTACACGGACGTGCTGCGGCGGGCCTTTGCGGAGCGGTGGATCGACTTCTTCCCGAGCGCCGGCAAACGCTCCGGCGCGTACTCGCAGGGCGGCGCGTACGACGTCCACCCGTACATGCTGCTCAACTACAACGGGAAGTACGACGACATGAGCACGCTCGCGCACGAGCTGGGCCACACGATGCACAGCTACTTCTCGAACCGGACGCAGCCGTACGCGACGGCCGGCTACCACACGTTCGTGGCCGAGGTGGCCTCGACGTTCAACGAGTCGCTGCTGAACGATCACATGCTCGGGACGATCGCCGACCCGGCGCAGCGCCTGGCGCTCCTCGGCAGCTACCTCGAAGGCATCAAGGGCACGGTCTTCCGGCAGACGCAGTTCGCCGAGTTCGAGCTCGCCATGCACCGGCTGGCCGAAGCCGGCGAGCCGGTCACCGGCGAGGCGCTGGCGGCGCTGTACTACGAGATCACCTGTCGCTACTACGGCCATGCCCAGGGCGTGGCCGTCGTCGACGACTACATCCGGCACGAGTGGAGCTACATCCCGCACTTCTACCGCAGCTTCTACGTCTTCCAGTACGCCACGTCGTTCACCGCCTCCCAGGCGCTCGCCCAGAAAGTCAAGGCCGGTGACGCCGACGCGACGCGCCGGATGATCGAGTTCCTGTCGTCGGGCGGCTCGGACTATCCGATTGCGCTGCTCGCGCGCGCCGGCGTCGACATGACCACCGGCGAGCCGCTGGAACTGACGATCGCGGCGATGAACCGCGTGATGGACGAGATGGAACGCCTGCTGTAG
- a CDS encoding insulinase family protein — protein sequence MTSARRALLLLITAAFVVSSWLVGTAQAPPPAANPAAAALTDTMPVDTRITTGRFPNGLRYYVRANKKPEGRAELRLAVNAGSVLEDDDQRGLAHFVEHMAFNGTTNFPKQDIVNFVQSIGMRFGNDLNASTGFDETVYMLQVPTDRAPVLDRAMLILRDWATNVTFDPAEIDKERGVVLEEWRLGLGAQGRLRDKQFPVLLQGSRYATRLPIGTPETLRTFPHDRLRQFYNDWYRPDLMAVVAVGDFDVAQIQALIKKHFEPIPAAVNPRPRPVYTLPDHPGTRYAIATDPELGGTSVSVYHTVPARDQSTIAAYRQQLVVERLFTGMLNARLSELAVKPGAPFLGAGADIGAFVRTVSTTTLAASVRETGVEPGLDALFTEAARVARFGFTPSEFERQKTTMLRNLERAMAEFDNQQSASLAAEYIRNFTTDEPIPGLAYEYELYKRFLPEISLDEMNALARTWAPDNNRIVVVSAPAKAAAALPTEARLAAVMASASKKTLTAYEDTVSAQPLVANAPRPGTIASTTRKPEFGITEWKLSNGATVVLKPTTFRQDEVLMRAFSPGGTSLVPDQDYIPAETAAHVVAAGGVGAFNAVDLRKALTGKAAAAGPSIGEYFEELNGTASPKDLETLFQLVYLRFTQPRADPAMFSVITDQTRVALANQRNSPEFAFNEALTNALWQGHPRSKILSAEDLDRMDLQKSLAFYKERFADAGGFTFVFVGSFDPAAIEPLAERYLASLPSSGRQEQWRDVGLRRATGVIERTVRKGTEPKAQTSIVFTGPFQYDQAHRVTLRAMAMVLEGALRNSLREDLGGTYGVGVSSSAAKVPVPGYTLSISFGSDPARTDALIRTVFDDIDALKTNGPDERDVRNIREILTREYESSSRQNGFLLREITARYQNGEDLADLFALPKFYEQINGPEIQEAARRYFNANNVITVKLVPEK from the coding sequence GCCGGAAGGCCGCGCCGAGCTGCGGCTCGCCGTGAACGCGGGCTCGGTGCTCGAAGACGACGACCAGCGCGGCCTCGCGCACTTCGTCGAGCACATGGCCTTCAACGGCACGACCAACTTCCCGAAGCAGGACATCGTCAACTTCGTGCAGTCGATCGGCATGCGGTTCGGCAACGACCTGAACGCCTCGACCGGGTTCGACGAGACCGTGTACATGCTGCAGGTGCCGACGGACCGCGCGCCGGTGCTCGATCGCGCGATGCTGATCCTCCGCGACTGGGCGACGAACGTCACCTTCGATCCGGCCGAGATCGACAAAGAGCGGGGCGTCGTCCTGGAGGAATGGCGCCTCGGCCTCGGCGCGCAGGGGCGGCTGCGCGACAAGCAGTTCCCGGTGCTGCTGCAGGGCTCGCGCTACGCGACGCGCCTGCCGATCGGCACGCCCGAGACGCTCCGGACCTTCCCGCACGATCGTCTGCGCCAGTTCTACAATGACTGGTACCGGCCCGATCTCATGGCCGTGGTCGCCGTCGGCGACTTCGACGTCGCCCAGATCCAGGCGTTGATCAAGAAGCACTTCGAGCCGATTCCCGCGGCGGTCAACCCGCGGCCGCGGCCGGTCTACACGCTGCCCGATCATCCGGGCACGCGCTACGCCATCGCGACGGATCCGGAGCTCGGCGGCACGAGCGTGAGCGTCTACCACACGGTGCCGGCGCGCGATCAGTCCACGATCGCGGCCTACCGCCAGCAGCTCGTCGTCGAGCGGCTGTTCACCGGCATGCTCAACGCGCGGCTCAGCGAGCTGGCGGTGAAGCCCGGCGCGCCGTTCCTCGGCGCCGGCGCGGACATCGGGGCCTTCGTCCGCACGGTGAGCACCACGACGCTGGCCGCGAGCGTGCGCGAGACCGGCGTCGAGCCAGGGCTCGACGCGCTGTTCACCGAGGCGGCCCGCGTGGCGCGCTTCGGCTTCACGCCCTCCGAGTTCGAACGGCAGAAGACGACGATGCTGCGCAACCTGGAGCGCGCGATGGCCGAGTTCGACAACCAGCAGTCGGCGAGCCTCGCGGCGGAGTACATCCGCAACTTCACGACCGACGAGCCGATCCCCGGCCTCGCCTACGAGTACGAGCTGTACAAGCGCTTCCTGCCCGAGATCTCCCTCGACGAGATGAACGCGCTCGCCCGCACCTGGGCCCCCGACAACAACCGCATCGTCGTCGTGAGCGCGCCGGCCAAGGCGGCCGCCGCGCTGCCGACCGAGGCGCGGCTCGCCGCCGTGATGGCCTCCGCGTCGAAGAAGACGCTCACCGCGTACGAGGACACCGTCAGCGCGCAGCCGCTCGTGGCGAACGCGCCACGACCGGGCACCATCGCCAGCACGACGAGGAAGCCGGAGTTCGGCATCACGGAATGGAAGCTCTCGAACGGCGCGACCGTCGTGCTCAAGCCGACGACGTTCCGGCAGGACGAGGTGCTGATGCGGGCGTTCAGCCCGGGTGGCACGTCGCTCGTCCCCGACCAGGACTACATCCCCGCCGAAACGGCCGCGCACGTCGTGGCCGCCGGCGGCGTGGGCGCGTTCAACGCGGTCGACCTTCGCAAGGCGCTCACCGGGAAGGCCGCGGCCGCGGGGCCGTCGATCGGCGAGTACTTCGAGGAGCTGAACGGCACCGCGTCGCCGAAAGATCTCGAGACGCTCTTCCAGCTCGTGTACCTGCGGTTCACGCAGCCGCGGGCCGATCCGGCGATGTTCTCGGTCATCACCGACCAGACGCGCGTCGCGCTGGCCAACCAGCGCAATTCGCCGGAGTTCGCGTTCAACGAGGCGCTGACGAACGCGCTGTGGCAGGGGCACCCGCGGTCGAAGATCCTGTCGGCCGAGGACCTGGACCGCATGGACCTGCAGAAGTCGCTCGCGTTCTACAAGGAGCGGTTCGCCGACGCCGGCGGGTTCACGTTCGTGTTCGTCGGCAGCTTCGACCCGGCGGCGATCGAGCCGCTCGCCGAGCGATACCTGGCGTCGCTGCCGTCGAGCGGCCGGCAGGAGCAATGGCGTGACGTCGGGCTGCGGCGCGCGACCGGCGTCATCGAGCGCACCGTCCGCAAGGGCACCGAGCCCAAGGCGCAGACGAGCATCGTCTTCACCGGACCGTTCCAGTACGACCAGGCGCACCGCGTGACCCTCCGCGCGATGGCGATGGTGCTCGAGGGCGCGTTGCGCAACTCGCTCCGCGAGGATCTCGGCGGGACCTACGGCGTGGGCGTCTCGTCGAGCGCGGCCAAGGTGCCGGTGCCCGGCTACACGCTGTCGATCAGCTTCGGGTCCGATCCGGCGCGCACCGACGCGCTCATCCGCACGGTGTTCGACGACATCGACGCGCTCAAGACGAACGGCCCCGACGAGCGCGACGTCCGCAACATCCGCGAGATCCTGACGAGGGAGTACGAATCGAGCAGCCGGCAGAACGGCTTCCTGCTGCGCGAGATCACGGCGCGCTATCAGAACGGCGAGGACCTGGCCGATCTGTTCGCGCTGCCGAAGTTCTACGAGCAGATCAACGGGCCGGAGATCCAGGAAGCCGCGCGACGCTACTTCAACGCGAACAACGTGATCACGGTGAAGCTCGTGCCGGAGAAGTGA
- a CDS encoding SGNH/GDSL hydrolase family protein, translated as MSRRAVLFCLGLAAAACSSVLPTQPGETPTAPGTSAVSYTAVGASDAIGYGSSVTCVPFTDCPNGKGYVQLIAGRLRADGKTVKVLNLGVPGSTVSREFQTLGQQFGIDVLTNFLDNEIPFVATDSTVVTVFAGGNDVNAVARAARSGIGGSDVSGYIRTMRQSFARDLKALVGGIRDRAPSARIVMFNLPNLAALPYSAGLSLTDKRVVQEIAVGFSAEVNAFGAQGALVVDLMCDASFYQSSRYSADGFHPNDTGYARMAEVAYPAVSAGQASAPKASCSQMTTF; from the coding sequence ATGTCTCGACGCGCCGTGTTGTTCTGCCTCGGGCTGGCGGCGGCCGCCTGCTCGAGCGTCTTGCCGACCCAGCCCGGCGAGACGCCGACCGCTCCCGGCACCAGCGCCGTGAGCTATACGGCCGTGGGCGCGAGCGACGCGATCGGCTACGGGTCGAGCGTCACGTGCGTGCCGTTCACGGACTGCCCCAATGGCAAGGGCTACGTCCAGCTCATTGCCGGGCGGCTGCGCGCCGACGGCAAGACCGTCAAGGTGCTGAACCTCGGCGTGCCGGGCAGCACCGTGAGCCGCGAGTTCCAGACGCTCGGCCAGCAGTTCGGCATCGACGTCCTGACGAACTTCCTCGACAACGAGATCCCCTTCGTCGCCACCGATTCGACCGTCGTCACCGTTTTCGCCGGAGGCAACGACGTCAACGCGGTGGCGCGGGCGGCGCGCTCGGGCATCGGCGGATCGGACGTGAGCGGCTACATCCGGACGATGCGGCAGAGCTTCGCGCGCGATCTCAAGGCGCTCGTCGGCGGCATCCGCGATCGCGCGCCGTCGGCGCGCATCGTCATGTTCAACCTGCCGAACCTGGCGGCGCTGCCGTACTCGGCCGGGCTGTCGTTGACCGACAAACGCGTGGTGCAGGAGATCGCGGTCGGCTTCTCGGCCGAAGTCAACGCGTTCGGGGCGCAGGGTGCGCTCGTCGTGGACCTCATGTGCGACGCGTCGTTCTACCAGTCGAGCCGGTACTCGGCCGACGGGTTCCATCCGAACGACACGGGCTACGCCCGGATGGCCGAGGTCGCCTACCCGGCGGTGTCGGCCGGGCAGGCATCCGCGCCGAAGGCCAGTTGCTCGCAGATGACGACGTTCTGA